Proteins from one Phyllobacterium zundukense genomic window:
- a CDS encoding methylenetetrahydrofolate reductase codes for MTKITASIEVAARQAIESQDLPGLFPAGTRVYITDMGTDSVDTLTSAAKRIHELGYKPVPHFASRRLTTKAALETRVRRAAQEAGVTDVLVIGGGLERQAGEFSSTMEVLETGFFDKYGITEMGVAGHPEGSPEFSEAVAIEALRLKKDFGERTGAKLRVVTQFGFDADRFIRYSESLRQHGVDLPVHLGVAGPAKITTLIKYAAMCGVGNSISFLKKNALSLTALATSHSPEGVVGPIEQHILANPTSAIKQIHIFPFGGLKKSSEWLVDRGSWNLNTVHYSTNAVAN; via the coding sequence ATGACCAAGATCACAGCATCTATTGAAGTCGCGGCTCGCCAGGCTATCGAATCCCAGGATTTGCCTGGTTTGTTCCCGGCAGGTACCCGCGTCTACATCACAGACATGGGCACCGACAGCGTGGATACGCTGACATCTGCGGCAAAGCGCATTCATGAGCTTGGTTATAAGCCGGTCCCGCATTTCGCTTCACGCCGTCTGACGACGAAAGCAGCACTCGAAACTCGTGTTCGCCGAGCCGCACAAGAAGCTGGCGTGACCGACGTTCTCGTTATTGGTGGCGGCCTCGAGCGTCAGGCCGGTGAGTTCTCCTCGACGATGGAGGTGTTGGAGACTGGTTTCTTCGACAAATACGGCATCACCGAAATGGGCGTTGCCGGCCATCCCGAAGGCAGCCCGGAGTTTTCCGAGGCCGTCGCTATTGAAGCGCTGCGTTTGAAGAAAGACTTCGGCGAACGTACCGGTGCCAAGCTGCGAGTCGTTACCCAGTTCGGTTTCGATGCCGACCGCTTCATTCGCTATTCGGAATCGTTGCGCCAACATGGCGTCGACCTTCCCGTGCATCTCGGTGTTGCTGGCCCTGCCAAGATTACGACGCTGATCAAATATGCAGCCATGTGCGGTGTCGGCAATTCGATCAGCTTCCTGAAGAAGAATGCGCTGTCGCTGACAGCGCTCGCCACTAGTCATTCACCGGAAGGTGTTGTTGGCCCCATCGAACAACACATTTTGGCTAATCCGACATCTGCCATCAAGCAAATTCACATCTTCCCGTTCGGTGGATTGAAGAAGTCGTCTGAATGGCTTGTCGATCGCGGCTCATGGAATTTGAATACCGTACACTATTCTACAAACGCAGTCGCGAATTAA
- a CDS encoding DUF1638 domain-containing protein: MIAREILAIREQFGLDHIDLKCLPAIYHHYPDKIAPSVDRAIVKAKAEGITRIFVGYADCGTGGMLDRVCEKHGVERIAGPHCFSFYVGNEAFSSQWDDDMTSFFMTDFLARHFEAFMVKPLGLDRHPELRDMYFGNYTKMIYMAQTDDPKLSAKAERAAAFLGLTYERRLTGYGDLVPALTSAAAPD, encoded by the coding sequence ATGATCGCGCGCGAAATCCTCGCGATACGTGAACAATTTGGTCTCGATCATATTGACCTCAAGTGCCTCCCCGCGATTTATCATCACTATCCGGACAAGATTGCGCCATCCGTCGATCGCGCAATCGTCAAAGCCAAAGCAGAAGGCATCACACGCATATTTGTCGGCTATGCAGACTGCGGTACAGGTGGCATGCTTGATCGCGTCTGTGAGAAACATGGCGTCGAACGTATCGCCGGCCCGCATTGCTTTTCGTTCTATGTCGGCAATGAAGCCTTCTCCTCACAGTGGGACGACGACATGACGTCGTTTTTCATGACGGATTTCCTCGCCCGCCATTTCGAAGCGTTCATGGTCAAGCCGTTGGGACTCGACCGGCACCCGGAATTGCGCGACATGTATTTTGGCAACTACACCAAGATGATCTATATGGCGCAGACTGACGATCCCAAGTTGAGCGCAAAGGCCGAGCGAGCGGCAGCTTTTCTTGGCCTTACTTACGAGCGGCGACTGACGGGTTATGGTGATCTCGTTCCCGCCTTGACCTCGGCTGCGGCTCCCGACTAG
- a CDS encoding exopolysaccharide biosynthesis protein — MAAIDVEERKKPDRVARPLTPDNDPRPLSQVFRDLSLGATTPVSFDELEEAFTDRSFAALLTFFAILNLIPLPPGTGVITGIPLVLVSVQMVMGRESVWLPTFMRTKTISPDRFRLISAKVVPWLEWLEKFIRPRNWPFGRKQGDRWLGAFTTILGLSVVLPMPLSNWLPALATAIIGIALCERDGRLMLGGLILGVVSIGIVTGFAFVAANLLAYAATYWPF; from the coding sequence ATGGCCGCAATCGACGTAGAAGAAAGAAAGAAGCCCGACCGCGTGGCTCGACCTTTGACGCCGGACAATGATCCGCGCCCGCTTTCGCAGGTCTTCAGGGACTTGTCGCTTGGTGCAACGACTCCGGTGTCTTTCGACGAACTCGAAGAAGCGTTTACAGATCGCAGTTTTGCCGCGCTCCTTACATTTTTTGCCATTTTGAATCTTATCCCGCTTCCACCAGGTACCGGGGTTATCACCGGTATTCCGCTTGTGCTCGTATCCGTTCAAATGGTGATGGGGCGTGAATCGGTTTGGCTTCCAACTTTCATGCGAACGAAAACCATTTCCCCTGACCGGTTCCGCTTGATATCCGCCAAAGTCGTTCCGTGGCTGGAATGGCTGGAAAAGTTTATCCGGCCGCGCAATTGGCCGTTTGGCCGCAAACAGGGTGATCGCTGGCTTGGTGCGTTTACCACCATTCTTGGTCTGTCTGTAGTTCTGCCAATGCCGCTATCCAACTGGCTGCCCGCTCTCGCTACCGCAATTATCGGCATCGCACTCTGCGAGCGTGACGGCAGATTGATGTTGGGCGGACTGATACTCGGTGTCGTCTCGATCGGCATCGTCACGGGCTTTGCCTTCGTTGCCGCGAACTTGCTTGCCTATGCCGCAACCTACTGGCCTTTCTGA
- a CDS encoding corrinoid protein, whose amino-acid sequence MADDEIILSELSDDELVEQMHDDLYDGLKEEIEEGTNILLERGWVPYKVLTEALVEGMRIVGEDFRDGILFVPEVLLSANAMKAGMFILRPLLAATGAPKQGKLVIGTVKGDIHDIGKNLVGMMMEGAGFDVIDLGINNPVEKYLAAIEEHKPDILGMSALLTTTMPYMKVVIDTMKEKGIRDDYVVLVGGAPLNEEFGKAVGADAYCRDAAVAVETAKAYMKRKHNQLSGA is encoded by the coding sequence ATGGCCGATGATGAAATCATTCTTTCGGAGCTTTCTGACGATGAACTCGTCGAGCAAATGCATGACGATCTTTATGACGGCCTGAAGGAAGAAATCGAGGAAGGCACCAACATTCTGCTTGAACGCGGTTGGGTGCCCTACAAGGTTCTGACCGAAGCTCTGGTCGAGGGCATGCGCATCGTTGGCGAAGACTTCCGGGACGGCATTCTCTTCGTACCTGAAGTGCTGCTCTCAGCCAACGCGATGAAGGCGGGCATGTTTATCCTGCGCCCTCTCCTTGCTGCGACCGGGGCTCCGAAGCAGGGCAAGCTCGTCATCGGTACCGTCAAGGGTGATATTCATGACATCGGCAAAAATCTGGTCGGTATGATGATGGAAGGTGCCGGCTTCGATGTCATCGACCTTGGTATCAACAATCCGGTCGAAAAGTATCTGGCGGCGATCGAAGAACACAAGCCCGATATTCTCGGCATGTCCGCATTGCTGACAACCACCATGCCCTACATGAAAGTCGTGATCGACACGATGAAGGAAAAGGGCATCCGTGACGATTATGTTGTTCTGGTAGGCGGCGCACCTCTGAATGAAGAGTTCGGCAAGGCAGTCGGCGCCGACGCTTATTGCCGCGATGCTGCGGTTGCCGTTGAGACGGCCAAGGCCTACATGAAACGCAAGCACAATCAGCTTTCGGGAGCCTGA
- a CDS encoding LysR family transcriptional regulator produces MSAPMHHPIPILDLDVLRTFAMIAETGSFSSAANAVFRTPSAVSMQIKKLEETLGHVLLERDARSVKLTPSGEVLLGYARRMLALNRETVAKFIAPTVSGVVRLGAPDDIGERVLPFVLKRFAESHPDVTVDVVIDQSNSLRKRLDEQRLDVTLVNVNETLAKMDDIEVLMTEEIIWAGAKCGTAHERTPLPLSMWEEGCIWRANAISALESAGREYRVAYMSAHTMGQRAAIVADLAVAPFSKFLLEDNMVQLGAEHGLPPLGESRLGMLVAKNAGAHVKAVAQHLRVYFEGYERTGKLSC; encoded by the coding sequence ATGTCAGCCCCGATGCATCATCCCATTCCAATCCTCGACCTAGATGTATTGCGTACCTTTGCAATGATTGCGGAGACAGGCAGTTTTTCGAGCGCTGCAAATGCTGTGTTTCGTACCCCGTCGGCTGTTTCCATGCAGATCAAGAAGCTGGAGGAGACCTTGGGCCATGTGCTGCTCGAACGGGACGCGCGTTCGGTCAAACTGACACCAAGCGGCGAGGTTCTCCTTGGTTATGCAAGGCGCATGCTGGCGCTCAATCGCGAGACAGTGGCGAAATTTATAGCACCGACGGTTTCCGGCGTCGTTCGGCTCGGTGCGCCAGACGATATTGGCGAGCGGGTACTTCCGTTTGTCTTGAAGCGTTTTGCGGAATCTCACCCGGATGTAACCGTTGATGTGGTCATCGATCAAAGCAATAGTCTGCGCAAACGCCTTGACGAGCAACGTTTGGATGTCACCTTGGTCAATGTCAACGAGACCTTGGCCAAGATGGATGACATAGAAGTCCTCATGACTGAGGAGATCATCTGGGCCGGAGCCAAATGTGGGACGGCCCATGAGCGCACCCCACTGCCGCTTTCAATGTGGGAAGAGGGGTGCATCTGGCGCGCTAACGCGATCAGTGCGCTGGAAAGTGCGGGCCGTGAATATCGCGTTGCCTATATGAGCGCCCATACGATGGGCCAGCGTGCGGCAATCGTTGCGGATCTTGCCGTTGCACCTTTTTCGAAATTCCTTTTGGAGGACAACATGGTACAGCTCGGCGCCGAGCACGGTCTGCCACCACTCGGCGAATCCAGGCTCGGCATGCTCGTTGCGAAGAATGCAGGCGCTCATGTCAAAGCTGTCGCACAGCATCTGCGGGTTTATTTTGAGGGGTATGAGCGGACGGGCAAGCTTAGCTGCTAG
- a CDS encoding DUF4893 domain-containing protein gives MLRAGFATIILIACTTVAQADGAITRIITKLDQAKLDKYQETMGTAVDEANKGAPPTDVKWLEGILAKPHLSFSEDFDITGEWKCRTAKLGNEPPLVIYSWFKCRVTDDGSGWVLEKTSGSQRTKGRFYTESDNRLTYLGVGFVAGEKPRNYGSGPDVDQVGYAYRTGNKEFQNRVPCAGP, from the coding sequence ATGCTTCGCGCTGGGTTCGCCACGATTATCCTTATTGCTTGCACAACTGTCGCTCAAGCAGATGGTGCGATAACGCGGATTATCACAAAGCTTGATCAAGCGAAGCTCGACAAATATCAAGAGACGATGGGCACGGCTGTCGATGAAGCAAACAAAGGCGCGCCTCCAACCGACGTAAAATGGTTGGAGGGAATCTTGGCCAAGCCCCACCTGTCCTTCAGTGAAGATTTCGACATCACTGGCGAATGGAAATGCCGAACGGCAAAGCTTGGCAACGAACCGCCGCTGGTAATCTATAGCTGGTTCAAATGCCGTGTCACGGACGATGGGTCGGGCTGGGTGCTGGAAAAGACGAGCGGTTCACAACGCACGAAGGGACGCTTTTATACAGAGAGCGACAACCGCCTGACCTATCTTGGTGTCGGCTTTGTCGCGGGTGAAAAGCCCAGGAACTATGGTTCAGGTCCCGACGTTGATCAGGTAGGGTATGCATATCGCACAGGAAACAAGGAGTTTCAGAATCGAGTTCCCTGCGCCGGACCGTGA
- a CDS encoding entericidin, giving the protein MKLSHIAPIAIVFAVVAVSGCANTIRGMGQDTANTVNATQSAGHRVAKSAN; this is encoded by the coding sequence ATGAAACTATCACACATCGCTCCAATTGCCATTGTATTTGCAGTTGTTGCAGTTAGCGGCTGTGCGAATACTATTCGCGGCATGGGCCAAGATACGGCCAATACGGTCAATGCAACCCAGAGCGCTGGTCATCGCGTGGCAAAGTCAGCCAATTAA
- a CDS encoding virulence factor: MADLIVVYWRDIPAQVTVKKGRQAAKRELPIRFTEAIDMCAMRIGAKDSDTYLAEWRRGTPVPVSDDLETEADSALARIDNEYDRERLVALVKAGGHEHS, translated from the coding sequence ATGGCTGATCTCATTGTCGTTTATTGGCGGGATATTCCCGCTCAAGTGACCGTCAAAAAGGGACGCCAGGCAGCCAAGCGCGAGCTTCCGATTCGTTTCACCGAGGCCATCGACATGTGCGCGATGCGTATTGGTGCGAAAGACTCCGATACCTATCTGGCGGAATGGCGCCGCGGCACTCCGGTGCCTGTGAGTGATGATCTGGAGACCGAGGCGGATAGCGCCCTCGCCCGTATTGACAATGAATATGATCGGGAACGCCTTGTGGCGCTCGTAAAGGCAGGTGGACATGAGCATTCATGA
- a CDS encoding ASKHA domain-containing protein translates to MPSGKRGRFAVGTPILEAARTLGVYVESVCGGRATCGRCQVEVQEGSFAKHKIVSSLDHISPRGPKEDRYDRVRGLPEGRRLSCSATIQGDLVVDVPQDVQVNAQVVRKAATDRIIERNAAVQLCYVEVEEPDMHKPLGDLDRLKAVLEKDWGWKDLLIAPHLIPQVQGILRKGNWGVTAAIHRDMDSSRPFIIGLYPGLKNEAYGIACDIGSTTIAMHLVSLLSGRIVASSGTSNPQIRFGEDLMSRVSYVMMNPDGREAMTKAVREAVNKLIGKVCAEGNVDRHDIFDCVFVGNPIMHHLFLGIDPTELGQAPFALAVSGPLQYWAHEIDIEVAQGARLYMLPCIAGHVGADAAGATLSEGPYRQDKMMLLVDVGTNAEIVLGNSTRVVAASSPTGPAFEGAEISSGQRAAPGAIERVRIDPQTLEPKFRVIGVDKWSDEDGFQEAAKTIGVTGICGSAIIEVVAEMYLAGIISEDGVIDGTMAERSPRIMANGRTFSYLLRDGEPRITVTQNDIRAIQLAKAALYAGVKLLMEKQGVETVDTIRFAGAFGSFIDPKYAMVLGLIPDCELSEVKAVGNAAGTGALMTLLNRNHRREIEREVALIEKIETALEPNFQQLFVNAMALPNKIDPFPKLSQAVALPPRKNVSEDGVAGDAAPRRRSREERAARRNRE, encoded by the coding sequence ATGCCATCGGGTAAACGCGGACGTTTCGCCGTTGGTACACCCATTTTGGAGGCCGCACGCACCCTGGGCGTATACGTTGAGAGCGTCTGCGGCGGCCGAGCAACCTGTGGACGCTGCCAGGTGGAAGTCCAGGAAGGCAGTTTCGCCAAGCACAAGATCGTCTCCTCGCTGGACCACATTTCCCCCAGAGGTCCGAAGGAAGATCGTTATGACCGGGTGCGCGGCCTGCCCGAAGGGCGCCGTCTCTCCTGTTCCGCCACGATACAGGGCGATCTCGTCGTTGATGTACCCCAGGATGTCCAGGTCAACGCGCAGGTGGTCCGCAAAGCCGCCACCGACCGTATTATCGAGCGCAATGCGGCCGTCCAGCTTTGCTATGTCGAGGTCGAGGAACCCGATATGCACAAACCGCTGGGCGATCTCGACCGCCTGAAAGCCGTGCTGGAAAAAGACTGGGGCTGGAAGGACCTGCTCATCGCACCGCATCTGATCCCCCAGGTTCAGGGCATTTTGCGGAAGGGCAACTGGGGCGTGACCGCCGCCATCCACCGTGACATGGATTCCTCGCGGCCCTTCATCATCGGTTTGTACCCAGGTCTGAAGAACGAGGCCTACGGCATAGCATGCGACATCGGCTCGACAACCATCGCTATGCATCTGGTTTCGCTGCTGTCTGGCCGCATCGTCGCGTCCTCTGGCACATCGAACCCGCAAATCCGCTTTGGCGAAGACCTGATGAGTCGCGTCTCCTATGTGATGATGAATCCCGACGGGCGCGAGGCGATGACCAAGGCCGTCCGCGAGGCAGTCAACAAGCTCATCGGCAAGGTCTGTGCGGAAGGCAATGTCGACCGGCACGATATTTTCGATTGTGTCTTCGTCGGCAATCCGATCATGCATCACCTGTTCCTCGGCATCGATCCGACTGAGCTCGGTCAGGCACCGTTCGCACTTGCCGTCTCTGGACCGCTGCAGTACTGGGCGCACGAGATCGACATCGAGGTCGCCCAGGGCGCGCGCCTCTATATGCTCCCCTGCATAGCCGGCCATGTCGGCGCCGACGCAGCGGGTGCCACGCTATCAGAGGGGCCTTACCGGCAGGACAAGATGATGCTGCTCGTTGACGTCGGCACCAACGCCGAGATTGTGCTTGGCAATAGCACCCGAGTGGTCGCCGCATCCTCGCCAACCGGCCCAGCCTTTGAAGGCGCCGAAATTTCGTCAGGACAACGCGCTGCCCCGGGCGCGATCGAGCGCGTGCGCATCGACCCGCAGACCCTCGAGCCGAAGTTCCGTGTGATCGGAGTCGACAAGTGGTCCGACGAGGACGGCTTTCAGGAGGCCGCCAAAACGATCGGGGTCACCGGGATCTGCGGCTCGGCGATCATCGAGGTGGTCGCGGAGATGTATCTTGCAGGCATCATTTCTGAAGACGGCGTCATTGATGGAACGATGGCTGAGCGTAGCCCGCGCATCATGGCTAACGGCCGTACCTTCTCTTACCTCCTGCGTGACGGCGAGCCGCGCATTACAGTCACACAGAACGACATCCGCGCCATTCAACTCGCCAAGGCGGCCCTTTATGCCGGCGTGAAGCTTCTGATGGAAAAGCAGGGCGTCGAGACGGTGGACACAATTCGTTTTGCAGGCGCCTTCGGCTCTTTCATCGATCCGAAATATGCCATGGTGCTCGGCCTCATTCCCGACTGCGAGTTGTCCGAAGTGAAGGCTGTGGGCAATGCGGCCGGCACGGGCGCACTAATGACACTGCTCAACCGCAACCATCGTCGCGAGATTGAAAGGGAAGTCGCCCTTATTGAGAAGATCGAGACTGCGCTGGAGCCGAACTTCCAGCAGCTGTTCGTGAATGCCATGGCGCTGCCTAACAAGATTGACCCCTTTCCAAAACTGTCGCAGGCAGTGGCGCTGCCGCCGCGCAAGAATGTCAGCGAGGATGGCGTTGCCGGCGATGCGGCGCCACGCCGGCGGTCGCGCGAGGAACGTGCGGCACGGCGCAACCGCGAATAA
- a CDS encoding ROK family protein translates to MIACFDIGGSAIKGAIAYSPEDIRPLPKIPTPLDDFDAFASAIEKIAADGGADAKSLISVSIAGVVDSDTGKITCANIPCIHGRTLVADLSEKLQRPVLVANDADCFALSEAVVGAGRGHRIVFGVILGTGVGGGLIINGKIHEGAGGFAGEWGHGPVSATLAGNPPVAIPRYVCGCGQVGCVDAVGAARGMERLHAHLHGVDLPSTAIIAAWNAGDAAAEHTIEVYIDIVSSPLAMTINIVGASIVPVGGGLANSAELIKRLDGAVRARILRKTDKPLVVPAELKIEPGLVGAGVLGLMEIAK, encoded by the coding sequence ATGATAGCCTGCTTTGACATTGGCGGTTCCGCCATCAAAGGCGCAATCGCCTACTCACCCGAAGATATAAGACCACTCCCAAAAATCCCGACGCCGCTGGACGATTTTGATGCGTTCGCATCGGCTATCGAAAAGATCGCAGCTGATGGCGGCGCTGACGCCAAAAGCTTGATATCGGTTTCAATCGCGGGGGTTGTTGATTCCGATACGGGCAAGATCACTTGCGCCAATATTCCCTGCATTCATGGCCGTACATTGGTTGCCGATCTGAGCGAGAAGCTACAAAGGCCCGTGCTCGTCGCCAATGATGCCGATTGCTTTGCGTTATCTGAAGCTGTTGTTGGTGCGGGACGCGGTCATCGCATTGTATTCGGTGTCATCCTTGGCACCGGTGTCGGCGGTGGCCTAATTATCAACGGCAAGATTCACGAAGGTGCTGGCGGCTTTGCTGGCGAATGGGGCCACGGCCCGGTATCCGCCACGCTTGCAGGTAATCCGCCCGTTGCCATTCCGCGCTATGTCTGCGGCTGCGGCCAGGTTGGTTGTGTTGATGCAGTGGGCGCGGCGCGCGGCATGGAAAGACTGCATGCTCACTTGCACGGCGTTGATCTGCCAAGTACCGCGATTATAGCTGCGTGGAATGCTGGCGACGCAGCGGCTGAACACACCATTGAAGTCTATATCGACATCGTCAGCAGCCCGCTCGCGATGACGATCAACATCGTTGGCGCGTCTATCGTACCCGTTGGCGGCGGGCTCGCCAATTCTGCAGAGCTCATCAAGCGTCTGGATGGAGCAGTTCGCGCACGCATCCTGCGGAAAACCGATAAACCACTGGTTGTTCCTGCGGAATTGAAGATTGAACCCGGCCTCGTCGGTGCGGGCGTTCTTGGGTTGATGGAAATAGCAAAATGA
- a CDS encoding GlxA family transcriptional regulator: MDHIGLNKRSFVFFLVPNFSMIAFATAIEPLRIANRMLGYEAYRWRLASVDAKPVTASNGVECAANTSLEDERRYLTGEERPSMVFVCAGIHVEKFHNKSVFAWLREEFNRGVAVGGLCTGAHILAAAGLLSGKRCAIHWENLPGFAEAFPKADVYADLFEVDGNIYTCAGGTAALDMMLKLIGDDFGDNIVNRVCEQALTDRVRSPHDRQRLPLRARLGVQNSKVLTIIELMEARLSEPLSLIEIADHVGLSRRQIERLFRQEMGRSPARYYLEIRLDRARHLLIQSSMPIVEVAVACGFVSASHFSKCYRELYGRSPQQERADRKQLIAA; this comes from the coding sequence ATGGATCACATCGGTCTCAATAAGCGCTCATTCGTTTTCTTTCTCGTGCCCAATTTTTCGATGATCGCATTTGCGACAGCGATCGAACCGCTGCGCATCGCAAATCGCATGCTTGGATATGAAGCCTATCGCTGGCGTCTGGCCTCTGTGGATGCGAAGCCGGTCACCGCCTCGAATGGTGTGGAATGCGCCGCGAACACATCCTTGGAAGACGAGAGACGGTACCTGACTGGCGAAGAAAGACCATCCATGGTCTTTGTGTGCGCGGGTATTCATGTCGAAAAATTCCACAACAAATCAGTCTTTGCCTGGCTTCGCGAAGAATTCAACCGCGGCGTCGCCGTTGGCGGGCTGTGCACCGGAGCGCATATTCTAGCAGCGGCTGGCTTGCTATCTGGCAAGCGGTGCGCGATCCATTGGGAGAATCTACCAGGTTTCGCTGAAGCCTTCCCAAAGGCTGATGTGTATGCTGACCTGTTCGAGGTTGACGGCAATATCTACACTTGCGCCGGCGGTACGGCCGCACTGGACATGATGCTCAAGCTCATCGGCGATGATTTCGGCGACAATATCGTCAATCGTGTCTGTGAACAGGCACTGACTGATCGCGTACGCAGCCCACACGACCGTCAGAGACTGCCATTACGCGCGCGACTCGGTGTGCAAAACTCCAAGGTTCTGACAATAATCGAATTGATGGAGGCGCGGCTTTCCGAGCCATTGTCATTGATCGAGATTGCCGATCATGTTGGCCTTTCACGCCGCCAGATCGAGCGCCTCTTCCGCCAGGAAATGGGCCGCTCGCCAGCCCGCTACTATCTGGAGATCCGCTTGGATCGTGCCCGGCACCTGCTGATTCAGTCGTCGATGCCCATCGTGGAGGTGGCGGTTGCATGCGGATTTGTGTCGGCATCGCATTTTTCCAAATGCTACCGTGAACTCTATGGACGCTCTCCGCAGCAGGAACGCGCCGATCGCAAGCAGTTGATTGCAGCGTAA
- a CDS encoding methyltetrahydrofolate cobalamin methyltransferase produces MTRTIVASATREIIIGFDQPFCVIGERINPTGRKKLAAEMIMGNFDTVIKDALEQVAAGATMLDVNAGVTAVDPNATEPGLLVQTLEIVQNLVDVPLSIDSSVSAAIEAALKVAKGRPLVNSVTGEEEKLEAILPLIKKYNVPVVAISNDETGISMDPDVRFAVAKKIVERAADFGIPAHDIVVDPLVMPIGALGDAGRQVFALLRRLREELKVNTTCGLSNISFGLPHRHGINAGFIPMVIGAGMTSAIMNPCRPQEMEAVHAANVLNGTDANCTYWIKKYRDHQPAAAGAAPAVSVPVDSAGGGRRRGGREARRGAAG; encoded by the coding sequence ATGACCCGTACGATCGTTGCTTCGGCAACCAGAGAAATAATCATCGGATTTGATCAGCCTTTCTGCGTCATCGGCGAGCGAATCAATCCGACCGGGCGTAAGAAGCTGGCCGCCGAAATGATCATGGGCAATTTCGATACAGTCATTAAGGATGCTTTAGAGCAGGTCGCCGCTGGCGCGACGATGCTGGACGTCAACGCGGGTGTCACTGCGGTGGATCCCAACGCGACGGAGCCGGGCCTTCTTGTTCAGACGCTTGAAATCGTGCAGAATCTGGTCGATGTCCCCTTGTCGATCGACAGTTCGGTAAGCGCTGCCATCGAGGCGGCATTGAAAGTCGCCAAGGGCCGTCCGCTGGTCAATTCCGTGACGGGTGAAGAGGAGAAGCTCGAAGCCATTCTCCCGCTCATCAAGAAGTACAATGTTCCGGTCGTTGCCATTTCGAACGACGAGACCGGCATTTCCATGGATCCGGACGTTCGTTTCGCCGTTGCCAAGAAGATCGTAGAGCGCGCCGCCGATTTCGGCATCCCGGCCCATGACATCGTGGTCGATCCACTGGTCATGCCGATCGGTGCGCTTGGTGATGCCGGTCGTCAGGTTTTCGCTCTGCTACGCCGTCTGCGCGAAGAATTGAAGGTTAACACCACCTGCGGCCTGTCGAACATTTCCTTCGGCCTGCCCCATCGTCACGGCATCAATGCCGGGTTCATTCCTATGGTGATTGGTGCGGGCATGACCTCGGCGATCATGAATCCTTGCCGTCCGCAGGAAATGGAAGCCGTTCATGCCGCTAATGTTCTCAACGGTACAGACGCCAATTGCACCTACTGGATCAAGAAATACCGCGACCACCAGCCGGCAGCAGCAGGAGCGGCACCTGCTGTGTCCGTCCCCGTAGATTCGGCTGGCGGTGGGCGTCGACGTGGCGGACGCGAGGCGCGGCGCGGCGCCGCAGGCTGA